The Pyrenophora tritici-repentis strain M4 chromosome 10, whole genome shotgun sequence genome contains a region encoding:
- a CDS encoding CYB5, Cytochrome b involved in lipid metabolism: MSADKEYTYSDVSEHNTKKDLFIVVHDKVYDATSFVDEHPGGEEVLLDVGGQDSTEAFEDVGHSDEAREILEGLLVGTLKRKEGDPKPKSYAAPGSSTTTATDGASTGVGLYAVILLGGALAFAAYTMMNKQQAE; the protein is encoded by the exons ATGTCTGCCGATAAGGAATATACGTACTCGGATGTTTCGGAGCACAACACCAAGAAGGATCTGTTCATCGTCGTGCACGACAAGGTGTACGATGCAACAAGCTTTGTAGACGAGCATCC AGGAGGTGAAGAAGTGCTCCTGGATGTCGGAGGCCAGGACTCAACCGAGGCATTCGAGGACGTTGGCCACTCGGACGAAGCCCGGGAGATCCTTGAAGGTCTGCTCGTCGGAACGCTGAAGCGAAAG GAGGGCGACCCAAAGCCAAAGTCCTACGCAGCACCCGGCAGCTCCACAACCACTGCGACCGACGGCGCTTCGACAGGTGTGGGTCTTTACGCTGTTATTCTGCTTGGTGGTGCTCTTGCTTTCGCGGCATACACTATGATGAACAAGCAACAGGCTGAGTAA